The Colletes latitarsis isolate SP2378_abdomen chromosome 14, iyColLati1, whole genome shotgun sequence genome has a segment encoding these proteins:
- the Saysd1 gene encoding SAYSVFN motif domain containing 1, whose product MYGVDIKEKLDAYRRQRRRQEMIKIFKNTIQIPPSWNGDETIKDSLTTTFLDDVEDVQDMESTCSDDSIDRSRYTVIQKVTYLLYFLLWVTLYIIMIKFEFGAVYFVLSALMFIWLNTHSRPKKLGELSAYSVFNPDCKAIEGTLDASQFEREIRYGIGNVR is encoded by the exons ATGTATGGGGTCGATATAAAAGAAAAACTTGATGCTTATAGACGTCAGAGACGCAGACAAGAGATGataaagatttttaaaaatacaataCAAATTCCTCCATCGTGGAACGGAGATGAAACGATCAAGGATTCGTTGACAACAACGTTTCTCGATGATGTTGAG GATGTCCAGGATATGGAAAGCACTTGTTCAGACGATAGCATAGACCGATCACGATATACAGTGATACAGAAAGTAACGTACCTACTCTACTTCCTTCTATGGGTCACCTTATATATTATTATGATTAAATTTGAATTCGGAGCAGTATATTTTGTTTTGTCTGCGTTAATGTTTATTTggctaaatactcactcaaggcCAAAAAAGCTAGGAGAACTTAGCGCTTATTCTGTTTTTAATCCAGATTGTAAAGCTATCGAAGGAACGCTCGACGCTTCACAGTTTGAAAGAGAAATACGATATGGTATAGGAAACGTACGTTAA
- the LOC143350017 gene encoding L-asparaginase isoform X1 yields the protein MLRVNNGGITIEERRKNSFDRLVSDSDRDGRVLLIYTGGTIGMVRNENGVLVPKSNILVEKLRNYSDMHDREYAEERFGATGPLVLPITTTKSRRVVYSVLEYPSLCDSSNMTMDDWIRIANDIKESYEYFDGFVVLHGTDTLSYTASALSFMFEALDKTIILTGSQLPIFDTRSDGLYNIISSLVIAGNYNIPEVCVFFGTKLMRGNRTCKVSATSFDAFDSPNIPPLAKVNIDIEVNYRAIFRSCTLEKFRLHASLNRNVVVLRIFPSITTNLVKAFVQPPTEGVVLQCYGTGNLPSNLSDIVQELCNATKRGIIIVNITQCLTGCVSETYESAKQLREAGVISGFDMTSEAALAKLAYVLSKKEWDMETKRLMIETNLRGELTAGRSSSLKDFDPVEGIARSLRISSTVEFEQLRMILFPAIFNAAVLARDLPKLDALTRYGADISQTNADGRTALHIACCEGDSNVVRRLLNMGANVRIKDRYNRTPLTDAIEYDHHEIIKMLLKYGAHLHENAYLIGEKMCAAAAVGNVKRLKSFHFANGNLSEKDLSGRTPLHLAALHNKVQTIKFLLDHNVETNSCDKMAMTPYDVAKTAGSAQAESLLLSTKTSNLLSTVQ from the exons ATGTTACGTGTAAATAACGGAGGAATAACTATAGAAGAACGGAGGAAGAATAGTTTTGATCGTTTGGTCAGTGATAGTGACCGCGATGGACGTGTTTTGCTTATCTATACGGGCGGTACGATCGGAATGGTCAGGAATGAAAATGGAG TTCTCGTACCCAAGTCGAACATTTTGGTGGAAAAGCTGCGAAACTACTCTGATATGCACGATCGGGAGTATGCGGAGGAACGATTCGGAGCTACGGGACCACTAGTACTTCC AATTACCACGACGAAGAGCCGACGCGTAGTTTACAGTGTGTTGGAGTATCCGTCGCTTTGCGATTCTAGTAACATGACGATGGACGATTGGATTCGTATTGCCAATGATATTAAG GAATCTTACGAGTACTTTGACGGGTTCGTTGTTCTCCATGGAACGGATACGCTGAGTTACACAGCGTCCGCCCTGTCGTTCATGTTCGAAGCACTGGATAAGACGATTATATTAACCGGTTCTCAGTTGCCAATTTTCGATACCAGAAGCGACGGTTTGTACAACATTATTTCCTCTCTGGTGATTGCCGGAAATTACAATATACCGGAAGTGTGCGTGTTCTTCGGTACGAAACTAATGAGAGGCAATCGGACCTGCAAAGTATCGGCCACGTCGTTCGACGCGTTCGACTCCCCAAATATTCCGCCTCTAGCCAAGGTCAACATCGATATCGAAG TGAATTATCGAGCAATTTTTCGCTCTTGTACATTGGAAAAGTTTCGCTTGCACGCGTCTTTGAATAGAAACGTCGTGGTGCTTCGTATATTTCCAAGCATAACCACGAATCTGGTGAAGGCGTTCGTACAACCTCCGACCGAGGGTGTCGTGTTGCAGTGTTACGGTACCGGAAACTTGCCCTCGAACCTGTCGGATATTGTCCAAGAACTTTGCAACGCCACGAAACGCGGAATCATTATAGTGAACATTACGCAGTGCTTGACAGGCTGTGTATCAGAAACTTACGAATCTGCGAAGCAACTCAGGGAAGCTG GTGTGATATCGGGCTTTGATATGACATCGGAGGCAGCGTTGGCCAAACTAGCCTACGTGTTATCGAAGAAAGAATGGGACATGGAAACGAAACGGCTAATGATAGAAACGAATCTGCGCGGAGAATTAACGGCGGGACGATCGTCGTCGCTTAAAGATTTCGACCCGGTGGAAGGGATCGCGAGATCCTTGAGAATTTCGTCGACCGTAGAATTTGAGCAATTGCGTATGATACTGTTCCCGGCGATTTTCAACGCTGCTGTACTCGCGCGCGACCTTCCGAAGCTCGATGCTTTAACAAGATAC GGAGCAGATATCTCGCAGACAAACGCCGATGGTCGCACGGCGTTACACATTGCTTGTTGCGAAGGAGATTCGAACGTGGTGCGACGTCTTCTGAACATGGGTGCAAACGTTCGCATCAAAGATCGATATAATCGTACACCGCTTACCGACGCGATAGAGTACGATCACCACGAG attATAAAGATGTTGCTGAAATACGGCGCTCACCTGCATGAAAACGCGTACCTGATAGGGGAGAAAATGTGCGCCGCAGCGGCGGTAGGAAACGTTAAGCGTCTAAAGTCGTTTCATTTCGCAAACGGGAATCTCTCGGAAAAGGACTTGTCCGGAAGGACGCCGTTACACTTGGCTGCGTTGCATAATAAGGTGCAAACGATCAAGTTCCTGCTGGATCATAATGTAGAAACGAACAGCTGCGACAAGATGGCCATGACGCCGTACGATGTCGCTAAGACGGCGGGTTCCGCTCAAGCAGAATCGTTGCTTCTTTCTACCAAGACATCGAATCTTTTATCGACCGTCCAGTGA
- the LOC143350017 gene encoding L-asparaginase isoform X2, which yields MLRVNNGGITIEERRKNSFDRLVSDSDRDGRVLLIYTGGTIGMVRNENGVLVPKSNILVEKLRNYSDMHDREYAEERFGATGPLVLPITTTKSRRVVYSVLEYPSLCDSSNMTMDDWIRIANDIKESYEYFDGFVVLHGTDTLSYTASALSFMFEALDKTIILTGSQLPIFDTRSDGLYNIISSLVIAGNYNIPEVCVFFGTKLMRGNRTCKVSATSFDAFDSPNIPPLAKVNIDIEVNYRAIFRSCTLEKFRLHASLNRNVVVLRIFPSITTNLVKAFVQPPTEGVVLQCYGTGNLPSNLSDIVQELCNATKRGIIIVNITQCLTGCVSETYESAKQLREAGVISGFDMTSEAALAKLAYVLSKKEWDMETKRLMIETNLRGELTAGRSSSLKDFDPVEGIARSLRISSTVEFEQLRMILFPAIFNAAVLARDLPKLDALTRYGADISQTNADGRTALHIACCEGDSNVVRRLLNMGANVRIKDRYNRTPLTDAIEYDHHEHNGDRLKFLDYKDVAEIRRSPA from the exons ATGTTACGTGTAAATAACGGAGGAATAACTATAGAAGAACGGAGGAAGAATAGTTTTGATCGTTTGGTCAGTGATAGTGACCGCGATGGACGTGTTTTGCTTATCTATACGGGCGGTACGATCGGAATGGTCAGGAATGAAAATGGAG TTCTCGTACCCAAGTCGAACATTTTGGTGGAAAAGCTGCGAAACTACTCTGATATGCACGATCGGGAGTATGCGGAGGAACGATTCGGAGCTACGGGACCACTAGTACTTCC AATTACCACGACGAAGAGCCGACGCGTAGTTTACAGTGTGTTGGAGTATCCGTCGCTTTGCGATTCTAGTAACATGACGATGGACGATTGGATTCGTATTGCCAATGATATTAAG GAATCTTACGAGTACTTTGACGGGTTCGTTGTTCTCCATGGAACGGATACGCTGAGTTACACAGCGTCCGCCCTGTCGTTCATGTTCGAAGCACTGGATAAGACGATTATATTAACCGGTTCTCAGTTGCCAATTTTCGATACCAGAAGCGACGGTTTGTACAACATTATTTCCTCTCTGGTGATTGCCGGAAATTACAATATACCGGAAGTGTGCGTGTTCTTCGGTACGAAACTAATGAGAGGCAATCGGACCTGCAAAGTATCGGCCACGTCGTTCGACGCGTTCGACTCCCCAAATATTCCGCCTCTAGCCAAGGTCAACATCGATATCGAAG TGAATTATCGAGCAATTTTTCGCTCTTGTACATTGGAAAAGTTTCGCTTGCACGCGTCTTTGAATAGAAACGTCGTGGTGCTTCGTATATTTCCAAGCATAACCACGAATCTGGTGAAGGCGTTCGTACAACCTCCGACCGAGGGTGTCGTGTTGCAGTGTTACGGTACCGGAAACTTGCCCTCGAACCTGTCGGATATTGTCCAAGAACTTTGCAACGCCACGAAACGCGGAATCATTATAGTGAACATTACGCAGTGCTTGACAGGCTGTGTATCAGAAACTTACGAATCTGCGAAGCAACTCAGGGAAGCTG GTGTGATATCGGGCTTTGATATGACATCGGAGGCAGCGTTGGCCAAACTAGCCTACGTGTTATCGAAGAAAGAATGGGACATGGAAACGAAACGGCTAATGATAGAAACGAATCTGCGCGGAGAATTAACGGCGGGACGATCGTCGTCGCTTAAAGATTTCGACCCGGTGGAAGGGATCGCGAGATCCTTGAGAATTTCGTCGACCGTAGAATTTGAGCAATTGCGTATGATACTGTTCCCGGCGATTTTCAACGCTGCTGTACTCGCGCGCGACCTTCCGAAGCTCGATGCTTTAACAAGATAC GGAGCAGATATCTCGCAGACAAACGCCGATGGTCGCACGGCGTTACACATTGCTTGTTGCGAAGGAGATTCGAACGTGGTGCGACGTCTTCTGAACATGGGTGCAAACGTTCGCATCAAAGATCGATATAATCGTACACCGCTTACCGACGCGATAGAGTACGATCACCACGAG CACAACGGAgatcgtttaaaatttttagattATAAAGATGTTGCTGAAATACGGCGCTCACCTGCATGA
- the LOC143350023 gene encoding uncharacterized protein LOC143350023 translates to MLKLFLLFALLACKATTDPAAADRDDSKTRRTRAKTFSDSSKEGLVSLNSEEEKLSIDWAVTIPFVSIPLHHRNGEHGQASPLVHVNTKTVGLVGLLTGLLSVVTPLFSKTHSSQQLNYRSEEKEHWSEMKSTINDMVFGNNYVAPCMQRVVCSIVSVAAHAENPTSIEKIIDGLSSHEWFKEVTNGTIIQEAINAGRKGNYDDCDNIYNDCLITAKLLKTMINEFGIVV, encoded by the exons ATGTTGAAGCTGTTCCTTCTGTTCGCGTTGCTCGCTTGTAAAGCAACGACGGATCCGGCCGCCGCCGATAGAGACGACTCAAAGACACGAAGGACTCGCGCTAAAACATTCAGCGATAGTTCGAAGGAAGGATTAGTCTCTTTGAACTCGGAGGAAGAAAAGCTTAGT ATCGATTGGGCCGTAACCATTCCCTTCGTCTCGATACCGCTCCATCATAGAAACGGGGAACACGGCCAAGCCTCGCCACTGGTTCACGTAAACACAAAAACTGTAGGATTAGTTGGACTGTTAACTGGCCTGCTTAGCGTGGTTACGCCTCTATTTTCGAAAACTCATAGTAGCCAGCAGCTGAATTATC GATCGGAGGAGAAGGAGCATTGGTCGGAAATGAAAAGCACCATCAACGATATGGTATTCGGTAACAATTACGTGGCTCCGTGTATGCAACGAGTCGTTTGCTCGATCGTTTCGGTCGCCGCGCATGCGGAAAATCCGACGAGTATAGAGAAAATAATCGATGGATTATCGAG TCACGAGTGGTTCAAGGAGGTGACGAACGGTACGATTATTCAAGAGGCCATAAACGCCGGTCGAAAAGGAAATTACGACGATTGCGATAATATTTACAACGACTGCCTGATCACGGCCAAACTCCTCAAGACCATGATCAATGAGTTTGGCATTGTTGTCTGA
- the LOC143350020 gene encoding uncharacterized protein LOC143350020: MSRNFRNFVFLLLSGTTVVRSSPRLVDGGFIPSSMIYLEESRKSPAEQPTMPSQVDLRSETTMKRDDTNANDITNRIQEPRFGFTNIASTGSGYGASTYAPAKIDLGGLLLGAIIGVGSILIIPKLLYVLSGTYGHYARSEENGVSEIVTKLDDVLARHGIDSTSCMQRAVCSYSQRAAASSTKEAKQLDDDQQDEQVSSLDRMVDAITTNRIFRTAMEGTAIQEAVEAGRTGRNCSKSYPHCGFSMETILSLVSNLMTAVAAVNAVPSTTATLS, encoded by the exons ATGTCGAGAAATtttcgaaactttgtttttctgCTTTTGTCTGGGACAACGGTCGTCAGAAGTAGTCCGAGACTCGTCGATGGAGG ATTCATTCCGAGTTCTATGATTTACTTGGAGGAGAGCCGAAAGTCACCCGCAGAGCAACCAACTATGCCATCCCAGGTCGATCTACGAAGCGAAACGACGATGAAACGCGACGACACGAATGCCAATGATATCACGAACCGCATTCAAGAACCTCGATTTGGTTTCACCAACATTGCCAGTACAGGGAGC GGTTACGGAGCGTCAACTTATGCGCCAGCAAAAATAGACCTGGGTGGACTGTTACTCGGCGCAATCATCGGAGTAGGTTCAATCCTAATCATACCCAAATTGTTGTATGTCCTCTCCGGCACCTATGGTCACTATGCAAGAA GCGAGGAAAACGGTGTTTCCGAAATTGTAACCAAACTGGACGACGTTTTGGCTCGTCACGGTATCGACTCGACCTCCTGTATGCAACGTGCTGTGTGTAGCTACTCGCAACGAGCAGCAGCGTCATCCACCAAAGAGGCGAAACAGCTCGACGACGATCAACAGGACGAACAAGTCTCGTCGTTGGATCGAATGGTCGATGCGATAACAACGAATCGGATATTTCGTACGGCCATGGAAGGAACAGCGATACAGGAAGCGGTGGAAGCCGGAAGAACCGGTCGAAATTGTTCAAAGTCTTATCCTCACTGTGGCTTTTCCATGGAAACGATCTTGTCCCTTGTCTCGAATCTGATGACCGCTGTTGCCGCGGTAAACGCAGTACCATCGACGACAGCCACTCTATCCTGA